The stretch of DNA CCCACCGCCACCGCCCGCAGCAGCGCCGGGCCGTCCTGTGGGATGGCGCCAGGCTCCTCGCCCTCCACCACCGTCTCCAGCAGGTCGACGGTGACGAAGTCGGCGAACCGCGGGATCACCGTCTCCACCAACTCCATGGCGGTGCGGTGCAGATCGAGGGTGGTGCCGATCCGGGTGCTGGCCTCGTTGAGCAGCGCCAGGCGCTGCTGGGCGGCGTGCGCCTCCTCCAGGGCGACCTGGCGCTGACGGGCCGCGTCGCGCTCGCGGGTGTAGAGCAGGGCGTTGTCGATCGAGACGGCGGCCCGGGCCGCGAGTTCGGCGGCCAGCGCCAAGTCATCCTCGGTGTAGGGGTGTTCGGTCACGTTGCGGTAGAAGGCGGCCACCCCGACGGCCGCGCCGCGGGCGATCAGCGGCACCACCATCAGCGAGCGCACCCCCTCGCGCTCGGCCGCCGCCGCACGGACCGGGTCGTCGGCGAACCAGGTCTTGGCCGAGTCGTCCCAGCGCGGCACCAGCAGTGGGCGGCGGTGGGCGAGCGCCCAGGAGTACGGGGTCGAGGGGTGGAAGCGGTGCACGCTGCCCACCGCGGCCACCGGCTCCATGCCGGAGGCCGGGGTGGTATGGAAGGCCATCCGGCGTAGCACCGCCGAGCGGTCGGCCCGCCCGGGCGGCTGGGTCTCCTCGCCGCGGATCAGCGTGTCCAGCACCTCCACCACCACGGTGTCGGCCAGCCGGGGAGTGGCTACCAGCGCCAACTCCCTTGCAGTCTGGGCCAGATCGAGGGTGGTGCCGATGTTGGTGGAGGCCGCGTTGACCAGGGCCAGCCGCTCCTGCGCGGCCTTGGCCTCGCGCAGCGCGTGGGCGCGGGCCAGCACGATGTCGTGCTGGCGCTGGTAGAGCCGGGCGTTGTCGATCGCCACCGCCGCCCGGGAGACCAGCTCGTCGCCGAGGGTGATGTCGGCCTCGCCGAAGGACTCCCGCTCGCCGCGCCGGGAGTACACCACCATGCCGAGCACCGCGCCGCGCGCCACCAGCGGAGCGATCCGCACCGAGCGTGAGCGCTTGCCCCGGTAGGCGGGCATCCGCTCCTCGGGGATGCCCGGCCCGAGCAGCGGCAGCTCCCAGCTCGGCGCCACCACGGTGCGGCCGGCCGCCATCGCCTCCGCGTACGCGGTGTCCGGGGGTATCCGGTAGACCGCCTCGGTGGGCAGGTGCTCGACCGGGTACTCCGGGTCGACGGTGGAGAGCGCGAGGCGGCGCACCCAGCGGTCGCCCGAGGCATCGTCGGGTTTGCCGGAGACCAGGCGCTCCAGCGCGTACACCCCGCTGACGTCGCAGACCCGGGGCACCATGGCCTCGGCCAACTCCCTTGCGGTGCGGCGCAGATCGAGGGTGGTGCCGATCGAGGCGGTGGCGTCGACGAGGAGGGCGAGGCGCTCGGTGGCGCGGGCCGCCCGGGCCTCGGCCAGGTAGTGCTCGGTCACGTCCACGATGGTCGAGCTCACCCCGAGCACCTCGCCGTCCGGGCGGTCCAGGCGGAAGTAGGAGGCGGACCAGGCGCGGTCGTGGTCCGGATCGCCCGGGGTGCGGCCGTGCGAGCGGGTGTCGATCACGGCTCGGCCGGTGTTGAGCACCTGACGCATCACCGTCTCCACCTCGTCGGCGTTGATGCCCGGGAGGATCTCGGAGACGCGGTGGCCGATGTGCTCGTCCACCGGCATCCCGTTGACCTGGGCCAGGGCGTCGTTGAGCCGGACGAAGCGGAGCTCGGGGTCGTAGACCGCCATCCCGACCGGCGACTGGGTGAAGAAGCCGTCCAGCACGGTGAGGTCGGCCTGGAGGCGGCGCAGCGCCGTCACGTCGGAGGCGACCGCCAGCACGAGGGGGCGGCCGTCGGCGCCCGCGATGGGGTGGGTGCGGAACTCCAGGTTCACGTGGTGGCCGGCCCGGTGCAGCACCGGGAAGACGCCGGACCAGGCCCGGCCGGCCACGATGCTCTCGAAGAGCTCCAGCACCTCGGAGCGCTGGTCCTCCGTGACCAGGATCTGGGCGGCGAGGGCGCCGACCGCCTCCTCGGCGGAGTAGCCGAGAAGGGATTCGGCGTCGGCGCTCCAGTGCAGGATGCGGCCGTCCTCGGCGATCAGCGCCGTCGCGATCGGCACCATCAGGAGGCCGTCCTGCTCCTCGCCGTCTGGGTCCTGCTGCTCGTCGGTCTGCATGTCACGCAACCCGCTCGGGACTCGGGAGAGGATCGGTACTCGCCCTGTCATCGTATGGAGCTACGCGGGGGAGGTGCACCTTCAAGAGGTTCTCGAACGTTGATGGTGCAACGGGCCCCCAGCGGTCGGTGCGGGGCGGTCTCTTCCGATCTCGCGCAGTTCCCCGCGCCCCTGGTGGTACTAGCCCATGGCGGCTGCGGCGGCGCCGATCAGGCCGGCCTCCGGGCCGAGGTTGGCCTGGTGGACGGTGAGGTGGGTGGTGAAGGGGAGGGCGGCGTAGGTGGCGAGGTGGCTGCGGAGGGGGGAGAGGAGGAGGTCGCCCGCTTGGGCTACGCCGCCGCCGATCACGACGGCGTCGAGCTCTACCAGGGTGGCGGTGGCGGCGATGCCGGCGGCGAGGGCGCGGCCGGCGCGGTCGTAGGCGGCGAGGGCGGCGGGGTCGCCTGCCGCGGCGGCGGTGGCCACGGCGGCGGCGGAGGTGTCGGGGCCGAGCGGGTGCCAGCCGAGGGCGGCGGCGTGGCGGGCGATGGCGGGGCCGCTGGCGAGGCGTTCGAGGCAGCCCCGGGAGCCGCAGGGGCAGGTCTCGCCGTCCAGGTCGACCGAGATGTGGCCGATGTGGCCCGCGTTGCCGGTGCGGCCGGAGTGCAGGGCGCCGTTCAGGATCAGGCCGCCGCCGACGCCGGTGGAGACCACCATGCAGAGGGCGTTGTCGTAGGGGCGGGCGGCCCCGAAGCGGTGCTCGGCGGCGGCGATGGCGATGCCGTCGCCGGTGAGCACCACCGGCAGGCGGTGGCCGAGGTGCTCGGCGACCCGGGCAGCGACCGGGAAGCCGCGCCAGCCGGGGATGTTCACCGGGCTGACGGTGCCGGCGGCGGTGTCCACCGGGCCGGCGCTGCCGATGCCGACCGCGGTCACGCCGGCCCAGGCGGGGTGGGCGGCGAGCTCGTCGAGGCCGGAGAGGAGGGCCTTGAGCACCGTCTCGCCGTCGGACTCGGCCGGAGTGGGGCGGCGGGCGGTGGCGAGCAGGGCGCCGTCCGAGGCCACCAGGCCCACCGCGATCTTGGTGCCGCCGATGTCGACCGCCGCGATCGTGCCTGTAGCCACGGGTTTCTCCCTCCCACCGCCCC from Kitasatospora sp. MMS16-BH015 encodes:
- a CDS encoding SpoIIE family protein phosphatase; this encodes MTGRVPILSRVPSGLRDMQTDEQQDPDGEEQDGLLMVPIATALIAEDGRILHWSADAESLLGYSAEEAVGALAAQILVTEDQRSEVLELFESIVAGRAWSGVFPVLHRAGHHVNLEFRTHPIAGADGRPLVLAVASDVTALRRLQADLTVLDGFFTQSPVGMAVYDPELRFVRLNDALAQVNGMPVDEHIGHRVSEILPGINADEVETVMRQVLNTGRAVIDTRSHGRTPGDPDHDRAWSASYFRLDRPDGEVLGVSSTIVDVTEHYLAEARAARATERLALLVDATASIGTTLDLRRTARELAEAMVPRVCDVSGVYALERLVSGKPDDASGDRWVRRLALSTVDPEYPVEHLPTEAVYRIPPDTAYAEAMAAGRTVVAPSWELPLLGPGIPEERMPAYRGKRSRSVRIAPLVARGAVLGMVVYSRRGERESFGEADITLGDELVSRAAVAIDNARLYQRQHDIVLARAHALREAKAAQERLALVNAASTNIGTTLDLAQTARELALVATPRLADTVVVEVLDTLIRGEETQPPGRADRSAVLRRMAFHTTPASGMEPVAAVGSVHRFHPSTPYSWALAHRRPLLVPRWDDSAKTWFADDPVRAAAAEREGVRSLMVVPLIARGAAVGVAAFYRNVTEHPYTEDDLALAAELAARAAVSIDNALLYTRERDAARQRQVALEEAHAAQQRLALLNEASTRIGTTLDLHRTAMELVETVIPRFADFVTVDLLETVVEGEEPGAIPQDGPALLRAVAVGEIGESGVMAGAADSVGEASRSAKLYAESLRSGRSILVSEVDEAALHRIVASPDRVEPSLAAGVHSYLMVPLLARGVVLGGAEFIRTGNPEPFGAADVALAEELAARAAVCIDNARLYRRERDTALTLQRSLLPQEVHRSLGLEIAYRYLPSSVVSEVGGDWFDVVPLSGGRVALIVGDVMGHGIRAAATMGQLRTVARTLITMDIDPVRVMRRLDEAASAVGEGQFATCVCVVYDPLDRSCTACCAGHLPPVVGTAAGTAQLLDLPAGAPLGIGGVPFESVRFSLPEDGILVLYTDGLVERRDQDLDEGLEVLRQTVAERRPTLEQTCDAVLETLGAHTGQDDIAVIMAHVHPMESYQLAVLPLADDLAMVGHARRFTRSTLADWGLTALTDLAELLTSELITNALTHAGSPTELRLFRNRLLTVEVADVDSHPPTLRRAEDSDEGGRGMHLVNELAHRWGSRSTTDGKVVWYELELPPGSPGGPH
- a CDS encoding ROK family protein, coding for MATGTIAAVDIGGTKIAVGLVASDGALLATARRPTPAESDGETVLKALLSGLDELAAHPAWAGVTAVGIGSAGPVDTAAGTVSPVNIPGWRGFPVAARVAEHLGHRLPVVLTGDGIAIAAAEHRFGAARPYDNALCMVVSTGVGGGLILNGALHSGRTGNAGHIGHISVDLDGETCPCGSRGCLERLASGPAIARHAAALGWHPLGPDTSAAAVATAAAAGDPAALAAYDRAGRALAAGIAATATLVELDAVVIGGGVAQAGDLLLSPLRSHLATYAALPFTTHLTVHQANLGPEAGLIGAAAAAMG